Proteins from a single region of Halorubrum sp. 2020YC2:
- a CDS encoding class I SAM-dependent methyltransferase family protein: MSVPCVAVARERGETVRSRLAAADALDGDHQIAVEDGTIYIPVADRGRVPADLADRVVERDAAARDRPTTPAEILGYEPSLERLGDIVIVDEDDDERAREIADAVMAADLPCETVLNRASPIEGELRVRKWDVLAGNGTETVHREYGHEFALDVAAVYFSPRLATERHRVVEQVESGESAVDMFAGVGPYAVPSASRGADVVACDLNERAVEYLRENAERNGVTDRVTAISGDVRDLADSHADTADRLVMNLPHSAEEFLETAVALAGDECVIHYYDIQHEDDPFGPGRRAVEAAAGDAYEVAVETERVVRSYAPHEYNVCLDVCLTRTDG; this comes from the coding sequence ATGAGCGTTCCCTGCGTCGCCGTCGCCCGCGAGCGCGGCGAGACCGTCCGGAGCCGGCTCGCCGCGGCCGACGCCCTCGACGGCGACCACCAGATCGCGGTCGAGGACGGCACGATATACATCCCCGTCGCGGACCGCGGCCGGGTGCCCGCCGACCTCGCGGACCGGGTCGTCGAGCGCGACGCCGCGGCCCGGGACCGCCCCACGACGCCCGCGGAGATCCTCGGCTACGAGCCCTCGCTGGAGCGGCTGGGCGACATCGTCATCGTCGACGAGGACGACGACGAGCGCGCCCGCGAGATAGCCGACGCCGTGATGGCGGCCGACCTCCCCTGCGAGACCGTCCTCAACCGCGCGTCGCCAATCGAGGGCGAACTCCGGGTCCGGAAGTGGGACGTGCTGGCCGGGAACGGCACCGAAACGGTCCACCGCGAGTACGGCCACGAGTTCGCGCTCGACGTCGCCGCGGTGTACTTCTCGCCGCGGCTCGCGACCGAGCGGCACCGCGTCGTCGAGCAGGTCGAATCCGGGGAGTCGGCGGTCGACATGTTCGCCGGCGTGGGACCGTACGCGGTGCCATCGGCCTCCCGCGGCGCCGACGTGGTCGCCTGCGACCTCAACGAGCGCGCGGTCGAGTACCTCCGCGAGAACGCCGAGCGCAACGGTGTCACGGACCGCGTGACGGCGATATCCGGCGACGTTCGGGACCTCGCGGACTCGCACGCGGACACCGCGGACCGACTGGTGATGAACCTCCCGCACTCGGCCGAGGAGTTCCTAGAGACTGCCGTCGCGCTCGCCGGCGACGAGTGCGTGATCCACTACTACGACATCCAACACGAGGACGACCCGTTCGGCCCGGGTCGCCGCGCGGTCGAGGCCGCCGCGGGCGACGCCTACGAGGTCGCGGTCGAGACCGAGCGCGTCGTCCGGTCGTACGCCCCCCACGAGTACAACGTCTGCCTCGACGTTTGCCTGACGCGAACCGACGGCTGA
- a CDS encoding peptide ABC transporter ATP-binding protein: protein MTLSVDGVDAAVHATDRRLFVEVERVSDALRVARRLPDESVSNRAVAELVRAGLTAEVRVRGRTVAVAGADARPGPLSHRLGVAPAELRLAGVAGAGYGGLSAAVRRARRLFV from the coding sequence CTGACGCTATCGGTCGACGGCGTCGACGCCGCGGTCCACGCGACGGACCGGCGGCTGTTCGTCGAGGTCGAGCGGGTCAGCGACGCCCTCCGCGTCGCCCGCCGCCTCCCGGACGAGTCCGTCTCGAACCGCGCAGTCGCGGAGTTGGTCCGCGCGGGTCTCACCGCCGAGGTCAGAGTCCGCGGGCGAACGGTCGCGGTCGCGGGAGCCGACGCGCGCCCCGGTCCACTCTCGCACCGCCTCGGCGTCGCTCCGGCCGAACTGCGGCTCGCGGGGGTCGCCGGCGCCGGCTACGGCGGCCTCTCCGCGGCGGTCCGCCGAGCGCGGCGGCTGTTCGTTTAG
- a CDS encoding NAD(P)-dependent alcohol dehydrogenase: MEAARLHEYTDDMSEGLAIDEVDRPEATGPDDVIVEVEGAGWCQTDNHIIEGMWAEYVPQELPLTLGHENAGTVVETGDNVDLVSPGDPVICHPVQTCGTCRPCRLGETMHCENDAFNGLTTDGGFAEYLHTSERSVIPLPSGVDPIDIAPHADAGITAYHAVKKAAAELNPGDHAVVVGVGGLGHIGLQCLDAMSAARITAVDLKESALNLADSYGADHLINPSEADVPAEIEGITDGTGAAQVLDFVGEDVTTSYAPEITAAGGDHHIIGYGGHVHEPSQALVNGEFSFVGNIVGRYAELQELVALVEQGDVDLHTSRYDLGEINAVAEKLERREIDGRAVITP, translated from the coding sequence ATGGAAGCAGCCAGACTCCACGAGTACACGGACGACATGAGCGAGGGGCTCGCCATCGACGAGGTCGACCGCCCCGAGGCGACCGGCCCGGACGACGTGATCGTCGAGGTCGAGGGGGCGGGCTGGTGCCAGACGGACAACCACATCATCGAGGGGATGTGGGCCGAGTACGTCCCGCAGGAGCTCCCATTGACCTTAGGCCACGAGAACGCCGGGACCGTCGTTGAGACGGGGGATAACGTCGATCTGGTCTCGCCGGGCGACCCGGTCATCTGCCACCCGGTCCAGACCTGCGGGACGTGTCGCCCGTGTCGGCTGGGCGAGACGATGCACTGCGAGAACGACGCGTTCAACGGCCTCACCACGGACGGCGGCTTCGCGGAGTACCTCCACACGAGCGAGCGCTCGGTGATCCCGCTGCCGAGCGGGGTCGACCCGATCGACATCGCTCCCCACGCCGACGCCGGCATCACCGCGTACCACGCCGTCAAGAAGGCGGCCGCGGAGCTGAACCCCGGCGACCACGCGGTCGTCGTCGGCGTCGGCGGCCTGGGTCACATCGGTCTCCAGTGTCTCGACGCGATGAGCGCGGCGCGGATCACCGCGGTCGACCTGAAGGAGTCGGCGCTGAACCTGGCGGACAGCTACGGCGCGGACCACCTGATAAATCCGAGCGAGGCGGACGTGCCCGCCGAGATAGAGGGGATCACGGACGGGACGGGCGCGGCGCAGGTGCTCGACTTCGTGGGCGAGGACGTGACGACCTCGTACGCCCCGGAGATCACCGCGGCGGGCGGCGACCACCACATCATCGGCTACGGCGGGCACGTCCACGAGCCGTCGCAGGCGCTGGTGAACGGCGAGTTCTCCTTCGTCGGCAACATCGTCGGGCGGTACGCCGAGCTGCAGGAGCTCGTCGCGCTCGTCGAGCAGGGCGACGTCGACCTCCACACCAGCCGGTACGACCTCGGTGAGATCAACGCCGTCGCGGAGAAGCTCGAACGCCGCGAGATCGACGGGCGCGCGGTCATCACGCCCTGA
- a CDS encoding rubrerythrin-like domain-containing protein translates to MRPKYDCDGEEVYECFECGRRTDSPGECDCGGELRHIGRSRDL, encoded by the coding sequence ATGCGACCAAAGTACGACTGCGACGGCGAGGAAGTGTACGAGTGTTTCGAATGCGGGCGACGGACCGACTCGCCCGGCGAGTGCGACTGCGGCGGCGAACTGCGACACATCGGGCGCTCGCGGGACCTGTGA
- a CDS encoding PGF-CTERM-anchored ABC transporter substrate-binding protein: MRDSFAIAMAVLVTTALLGGVAGTAAGAQPTISTDGPTAGAHPAVGAAGASGTAPAQTDDACGFPVNATDATGETVTLEERPERITTLNPSAAQTLWELGVQDRVVGVSQFAFYLDGAEERANVSAEFGASVERVVDTDPDLVLAPNSSAADVEPLREQGLTVYHFEAATSVEDIAEKTETIGRLVGACDAAAEANAEMNDAVAAAEERTADVDRPAALYPLGGGYVAANDTFIDAIMNAGGTANVASEYEAYPQLSDEVILETDPELLLVTDAEAAILDSEPYASTTAGTEDSYVVMNENYLNQPAPRSVIESTTTLSNAVVEIQADGSESTDGNSTDGSADGDSSDGDSSGDDDSADDSSTDGEDGNESDEDGNESDEDESAGDTGAESPGFGVVAAALALLATGLLARRD; this comes from the coding sequence ATGCGAGACAGCTTCGCGATCGCGATGGCCGTGCTGGTGACGACCGCCCTGCTCGGCGGCGTCGCCGGGACCGCCGCGGGCGCACAGCCGACGATATCGACCGACGGCCCGACCGCGGGGGCGCACCCGGCGGTCGGGGCCGCGGGCGCGTCGGGGACCGCCCCGGCGCAGACCGACGACGCCTGCGGGTTCCCGGTCAACGCCACGGACGCCACCGGCGAGACGGTGACGCTGGAGGAGCGTCCGGAGCGGATCACGACGCTGAACCCGTCGGCCGCGCAGACGCTGTGGGAGCTGGGCGTACAGGACCGCGTCGTCGGCGTGAGCCAGTTCGCGTTCTACCTCGACGGCGCCGAGGAGCGCGCGAACGTCTCCGCCGAGTTCGGCGCGAGCGTCGAGCGCGTCGTCGACACCGACCCCGACCTCGTCCTCGCGCCGAACTCCTCGGCCGCCGACGTCGAGCCGCTCCGCGAGCAGGGGCTGACCGTCTACCACTTCGAGGCGGCGACCTCGGTCGAGGACATCGCGGAGAAGACGGAGACCATCGGCCGGCTCGTCGGCGCGTGCGACGCCGCCGCGGAGGCCAACGCGGAGATGAACGACGCGGTCGCGGCCGCGGAGGAGCGGACCGCTGACGTCGACCGCCCGGCGGCGCTGTACCCGCTCGGCGGCGGCTACGTCGCGGCGAACGACACGTTCATCGACGCGATCATGAACGCCGGCGGCACCGCCAACGTCGCCTCGGAGTACGAGGCGTACCCGCAGCTCTCCGACGAGGTCATCCTCGAAACGGACCCCGAACTACTCTTAGTCACCGACGCCGAGGCCGCCATCCTCGACTCGGAGCCGTACGCCAGCACGACCGCGGGCACCGAGGACAGCTACGTCGTGATGAACGAGAACTACCTCAACCAGCCGGCGCCGCGCAGCGTGATCGAGTCGACGACGACGCTGTCGAACGCGGTGGTCGAGATTCAGGCCGACGGGAGCGAGTCGACCGACGGCAACTCGACGGACGGTTCGGCTGACGGCGACTCCTCGGACGGCGATTCGTCGGGCGACGACGACTCGGCCGACGACTCGTCGACCGACGGCGAGGACGGGAACGAAAGCGACGAGGACGGGAACGAAAGCGACGAAGACGAAAGCGCCGGGGACACGGGCGCGGAGTCGCCCGGATTCGGCGTCGTCGCGGCCGCCCTCGCGCTGCTCGCGACCGGGCTGCTCGCGCGGCGCGACTGA
- a CDS encoding DUF4112 domain-containing protein: MTRAQQSEFLDEFDERIDRLPNTVDRAAVKRIRYVAYVLDEGVRVPGIGYRVGIDPLLGILPGAGDVLTGGISLYIVVEAARLGVSYTTLLRMIANVSLDVAAGAVPVVGDLFDVIWKANTRNLELVLEELTPDA; the protein is encoded by the coding sequence ATGACGAGAGCACAGCAGAGCGAGTTTCTGGACGAGTTCGACGAGCGGATAGACCGCCTCCCGAACACTGTCGACCGAGCGGCGGTCAAGCGCATACGGTACGTCGCGTACGTGCTCGACGAAGGGGTCCGCGTTCCGGGAATCGGGTATCGCGTCGGCATCGATCCGCTGCTCGGTATCCTCCCGGGGGCGGGAGACGTACTCACCGGCGGAATCTCACTGTACATCGTGGTCGAAGCGGCCCGTCTCGGCGTGTCCTACACGACGCTGCTCAGAATGATCGCGAACGTCTCTCTGGACGTGGCCGCGGGAGCGGTCCCGGTCGTCGGCGACCTCTTCGACGTCATCTGGAAGGCCAACACGCGCAACCTCGAACTGGTGTTAGAAGAGCTCACGCCGGACGCGTAG
- a CDS encoding NAD(P)/FAD-dependent oxidoreductase codes for MNGDATVVGGGLAGLVAATRLAEAGADVTLYERRPEVGGRVRTETVDGFTLDRGFQVLFSSYPAVERELGAEGLAALDLRTFAPGATICRPGSRSTLGDPLRDPLSALPSLLNDEVSFSDKLRTLALRYDLANRDESDFFAGPDASIREYLRDWGFADDYVENFVEPFYGGITLDRTLSTSKQVFEYTFRAMGRGSIGVPAEGMAALPAALADRAREAGVEIRTGEDVEAVRVAGQGRIPFRTGKADAEGATVELADGSTRETDAVVVAASPPEARRLTGVESVPTEGVPNVTGWFALPAGESFETGGRILLNAADESPNAVVPMSEVAPEYAPGDRALLAATFLGEDSLDRDAEDLRDDVRDALEAWFPERGFGGLETLDVHRIRFAQFAQPPGVHADLPDPDDPEGPVVLAGDYTEWSSIQGALESGRNAAETATEYDK; via the coding sequence ATGAACGGAGACGCCACGGTCGTCGGCGGCGGACTGGCGGGGCTGGTCGCGGCGACGCGGCTGGCCGAGGCGGGCGCGGACGTGACGCTGTACGAGCGACGCCCCGAGGTCGGCGGCCGCGTGCGGACGGAGACGGTCGACGGCTTCACCCTCGACCGCGGCTTTCAGGTCCTCTTCTCCAGCTACCCCGCCGTCGAGCGCGAACTCGGCGCCGAGGGACTCGCGGCCCTCGACCTCCGGACGTTCGCCCCGGGCGCGACGATCTGTCGACCGGGATCGCGCTCGACGCTCGGTGACCCGCTCCGCGACCCGCTGTCCGCGCTCCCGTCGCTGTTGAACGACGAGGTCTCGTTCTCCGATAAGCTCCGGACGCTGGCGCTCCGGTATGACCTCGCGAACCGCGACGAGTCGGACTTTTTCGCCGGCCCCGACGCCTCGATCCGCGAGTACCTCCGCGACTGGGGGTTCGCGGACGACTACGTCGAAAACTTCGTGGAGCCGTTCTACGGGGGGATCACCTTGGACCGCACCCTCTCGACCTCGAAACAGGTGTTCGAGTACACGTTCCGCGCGATGGGCCGCGGGTCGATCGGGGTCCCCGCCGAGGGGATGGCCGCGCTCCCCGCCGCGCTCGCGGACCGCGCGCGCGAGGCGGGCGTCGAGATACGGACCGGCGAGGACGTGGAGGCGGTCCGCGTCGCCGGACAGGGTCGGATCCCCTTCCGAACCGGAAAGGCCGACGCCGAGGGCGCCACCGTCGAACTCGCGGACGGCTCGACCCGCGAGACCGACGCGGTCGTCGTCGCGGCCTCGCCGCCGGAGGCGCGCCGGCTCACCGGCGTCGAGTCGGTCCCGACCGAGGGCGTGCCGAACGTCACCGGCTGGTTCGCGCTCCCCGCGGGCGAGTCCTTCGAGACGGGCGGGCGCATCCTGCTCAACGCGGCCGACGAGTCCCCCAACGCCGTGGTGCCGATGTCGGAGGTCGCGCCCGAGTACGCCCCGGGCGACCGCGCGCTGCTCGCGGCGACGTTCCTCGGCGAAGACTCCTTGGACCGCGACGCCGAGGACCTCCGCGACGACGTCCGCGACGCGCTGGAGGCGTGGTTCCCCGAGCGCGGCTTCGGCGGGCTGGAGACCCTCGACGTCCACCGGATCCGCTTCGCGCAGTTCGCGCAGCCCCCGGGCGTCCACGCCGACCTCCCGGATCCCGACGACCCGGAGGGACCGGTCGTCCTCGCCGGCGACTACACGGAGTGGTCGTCGATTCAGGGCGCCTTGGAGAGCGGGCGGAACGCGGCCGAGACGGCGACAGAGTACGATAAATAG
- a CDS encoding thiamine pyrophosphate-dependent dehydrogenase E1 component subunit alpha: MNENGADGADPDADPAADPAAPAADPLADEDLYRVLGPDGSPLPGATVPDLSDEQFRAIYRDLVVTRRFDERAVSLQRQGRIGTYAPCAGQEGSAVGSTHALADRDLISYQYREHGAVVVRDLLAEYLPYWMGHESGTEAIEDGNVFPLNIGIAAHLPHAVGAAWAFDYRDEDRVVACHFGDGATSEGDFHEAMNFAGVFDTPTIFCCHNNGWAISIPESRQTASDTFAQKATAYGFDGVRVDGTDPLASYAVTREAAERARGDTAGTEGEGPRPALIEFVEYRFGAHTTADDPTAYRDPDDVDPWRALDPLDRMEAFLRETGRIDDEGVAAIREEADDVVADAIDFAESVEAGPSDMFGDAYAELPPEIRRQRDELLAAVEEHGEDAFLREE; the protein is encoded by the coding sequence ATGAACGAGAACGGCGCCGACGGCGCCGACCCCGACGCTGACCCCGCCGCTGACCCCGCCGCCCCCGCGGCCGACCCCCTTGCCGACGAGGACCTCTACCGCGTGCTCGGCCCGGACGGAAGCCCGCTGCCGGGCGCAACCGTTCCGGACCTGTCGGACGAGCAGTTCCGCGCCATCTACCGCGACCTCGTGGTGACGCGCCGGTTCGACGAGCGGGCCGTGAGCCTCCAGCGACAGGGTCGGATCGGGACGTACGCGCCCTGCGCGGGTCAGGAAGGGTCGGCGGTCGGGTCGACGCACGCGCTCGCGGACCGGGACCTGATCAGCTACCAGTACCGCGAGCACGGCGCGGTCGTCGTCCGCGACCTGCTGGCCGAGTACCTCCCCTACTGGATGGGTCACGAGTCGGGGACCGAGGCGATCGAGGACGGCAACGTCTTCCCTCTCAACATCGGTATCGCGGCGCATCTCCCGCACGCGGTCGGCGCCGCGTGGGCGTTCGACTACCGCGACGAGGACCGGGTCGTCGCCTGCCACTTCGGGGACGGCGCGACGAGCGAGGGCGACTTCCACGAGGCGATGAACTTCGCGGGCGTGTTCGACACGCCGACGATATTCTGCTGTCACAACAACGGCTGGGCCATCTCGATCCCCGAGTCGCGACAGACCGCGAGCGACACCTTCGCGCAGAAGGCGACCGCCTACGGCTTCGACGGCGTCCGCGTCGACGGGACCGACCCGCTCGCCAGCTACGCGGTCACGCGGGAGGCGGCCGAGCGCGCGCGGGGCGATACTGCCGGCACCGAGGGAGAGGGACCGCGTCCCGCGCTCATCGAGTTCGTCGAGTACCGGTTCGGCGCGCACACGACCGCGGACGACCCGACCGCCTACCGCGACCCCGACGACGTGGACCCGTGGCGCGCGCTCGACCCGCTCGACCGGATGGAGGCGTTCCTCCGCGAGACGGGGCGGATCGACGACGAGGGGGTCGCGGCGATCCGCGAGGAGGCGGACGACGTCGTCGCGGACGCGATCGATTTCGCGGAGTCCGTCGAGGCCGGCCCGAGCGACATGTTCGGGGACGCGTACGCCGAACTCCCGCCGGAGATCCGGCGCCAGCGCGACGAACTGCTCGCGGCCGTCGAGGAGCACGGCGAGGACGCGTTCCTGCGGGAGGAGTAG
- a CDS encoding metallophosphoesterase, with product MGTATPFSDVAFAERAVYLSGSDALVVSDLHAGRGEASAVSLPLGERADLVDRLGSLLDRFDPETVVVAGDVVHTFDRVSDRAAETLRALRDTCEARGAAFELVAGNHDAALAEAWEGPVREELVLGGSGDRAASDGPRTVVCHGHEAPSAAADRYVIGHVHPTIEIEGDRRPCVLRGEGAFRGADVLLLPAFTRLAAGVPVNDAAREGLDSPLVEDAAAFAPTVYDPGSEEPLRFPPLGEFDRLL from the coding sequence ATCGGGACCGCGACCCCCTTCTCCGACGTCGCGTTCGCGGAGCGCGCCGTCTACCTCTCCGGATCCGACGCGCTCGTCGTTTCCGACCTCCACGCCGGCCGCGGCGAGGCCTCCGCCGTCTCGCTCCCGCTCGGCGAGCGGGCGGACCTCGTCGACCGGCTCGGCAGCCTCCTTGACCGGTTCGACCCCGAAACGGTCGTCGTCGCCGGCGACGTCGTCCACACCTTCGACCGGGTGAGCGACCGCGCGGCCGAGACGCTCCGCGCGCTCCGCGACACCTGCGAGGCGCGCGGTGCCGCCTTCGAACTCGTCGCGGGGAATCACGACGCCGCGCTCGCGGAGGCGTGGGAGGGCCCGGTCCGCGAGGAGTTGGTCCTCGGTGGGTCCGGGGACCGCGCCGCGAGTGACGGACCCCGAACCGTCGTCTGTCACGGCCACGAGGCGCCGTCCGCGGCGGCGGACCGGTACGTGATCGGCCACGTCCACCCGACGATCGAGATCGAGGGCGACCGCCGCCCCTGCGTCCTCCGCGGCGAGGGGGCCTTCCGGGGCGCCGACGTGCTACTCCTCCCCGCGTTCACCCGCCTCGCCGCCGGCGTCCCGGTCAACGACGCGGCGAGGGAGGGGCTGGACTCGCCGCTCGTCGAGGACGCGGCGGCGTTCGCCCCGACGGTGTACGATCCGGGCAGCGAGGAGCCGCTCCGGTTCCCGCCGCTCGGGGAGTTCGACCGGCTGCTGTGA
- a CDS encoding ATP-binding cassette domain-containing protein: MSADRPDDGSAPASAPDPESLPDTALSFGDASLLSASDVAVSFGDVDVVSGVDLRVEPGSLVGLVGPNGAGKTTVLRAVTGAVEPDAGTVEIGGDPAASLSVKEVGRRVASVPQATNLAFDFRVRHVVEMGRTPHLGRFDAHGVEDDEAVDAAMAAADVERFADRSITEVSGGERQRVLLARALAQAAPLLLLDEPTASLDVNHAVETLELVRAFVDDGDRGAIAAIHDLDAAARYCDEVVVLANGGVRAAGPPESVLSASAVGAAFDAEAFVGRNPATGTPAVTAFPHSDAEPRRVHVIGTGRPAARAVARLAAAGHEPSVGVVPEGDAAAGAAADAGAIAVTVPPFEDPSPEALAAARDLAADADATLAVGSAEGAPATADGPNAQVAAAADRVVPVASDASDAELLDAVADAAERE; the protein is encoded by the coding sequence TTGAGCGCGGACCGTCCCGACGACGGCAGCGCTCCTGCGTCCGCGCCCGACCCCGAATCGCTTCCCGACACGGCGCTCTCCTTTGGCGACGCGTCGCTCCTGTCGGCCTCGGACGTGGCCGTCTCCTTCGGCGACGTCGACGTGGTCTCCGGCGTCGACCTCCGGGTCGAACCCGGCTCGCTCGTCGGCCTCGTCGGGCCGAACGGCGCGGGCAAGACCACCGTGTTGCGCGCGGTGACCGGCGCCGTCGAACCGGACGCGGGGACCGTCGAAATCGGCGGCGACCCGGCGGCGTCGCTGTCGGTCAAGGAGGTGGGGCGCCGCGTCGCGAGCGTCCCGCAGGCGACGAACCTCGCGTTCGACTTCCGCGTGCGCCACGTCGTCGAGATGGGGCGGACGCCGCACCTCGGCCGGTTCGACGCCCACGGCGTCGAGGACGACGAGGCGGTCGACGCGGCGATGGCGGCCGCGGACGTCGAGCGCTTCGCGGACCGGTCGATCACTGAGGTCTCGGGCGGCGAGCGCCAGCGCGTGCTGCTCGCCCGGGCGCTCGCGCAGGCGGCTCCCCTCCTCCTCTTGGACGAGCCGACCGCCAGCCTCGACGTGAACCACGCGGTCGAGACGCTCGAACTGGTCCGCGCGTTCGTCGACGACGGCGACCGCGGGGCGATCGCCGCGATCCACGACCTCGACGCGGCCGCCCGGTACTGCGACGAGGTGGTCGTCCTCGCGAACGGCGGGGTTCGGGCCGCCGGCCCGCCGGAGTCGGTGCTGTCCGCGTCCGCCGTCGGCGCCGCCTTCGACGCGGAGGCGTTCGTCGGCCGCAACCCGGCGACCGGGACGCCCGCGGTGACGGCGTTCCCGCACAGCGACGCCGAACCCCGTCGGGTTCACGTGATCGGGACGGGGCGGCCGGCTGCGCGCGCCGTCGCTCGGTTGGCGGCCGCGGGCCACGAGCCGTCGGTCGGCGTGGTCCCCGAGGGCGACGCGGCCGCCGGCGCCGCTGCGGACGCGGGCGCGATCGCCGTGACGGTTCCCCCCTTCGAGGACCCGTCCCCGGAGGCGCTCGCGGCGGCGCGGGACCTCGCCGCGGACGCGGACGCGACGCTCGCGGTCGGGAGCGCCGAGGGCGCCCCCGCGACCGCCGACGGTCCGAACGCCCAGGTGGCCGCGGCCGCGGACCGCGTCGTTCCGGTCGCCTCCGACGCGAGCGACGCGGAACTGCTCGACGCGGTCGCGGACGCCGCCGAGCGGGAGTGA
- the proS gene encoding proline--tRNA ligase — protein MSDDDQELGITESKTHNTGEWYAEVVRKAGLADYGPEGMSGFIVTRPRAYAVWERLQGFLDAKFKDTGVQNAYFPLFIPESYLEREKEIVEGFDPEVAWVDEAGNKELEERLAVRPTSESIITPYISQWVRSHRDLPLRVNQWCSVVRWEATETKPFFRTKEFLWQEGHTAHATSEDAWAETMTRLDQYESVYEDLLALPVLKGQKPDHDKFPGADTTTTVEALMPDGKSVQAGTSHHLGQSFAEAFDITYSDEDEEERVAHTTSWGLSWRALGALIMTHSDEQGLVLPHTVAPTQVVVVPIWQEDTKEDVLEYAEGVADDLDDAGIRVELDDRDERNPGFKFNEHELNGIPLRIEIGPHEVDDEELTLVHRPDGESVEVDRDGVPETVREQFDEIYAKLYATAEETLDDGVREADDRADILGTLGQHGGYVKAPWCGDEACEEPIKEPLAAEIVMVPFEDDDPLAGGEHDETCAMCDEAAERTAYFAKTY, from the coding sequence ATGAGCGACGACGATCAGGAGCTCGGGATCACCGAGTCCAAGACGCACAACACCGGCGAGTGGTACGCCGAGGTCGTACGGAAGGCCGGGCTGGCCGACTACGGTCCGGAGGGGATGAGCGGCTTCATCGTCACCCGGCCGCGGGCGTACGCGGTCTGGGAGCGGCTCCAGGGCTTCCTCGACGCGAAGTTCAAGGACACCGGGGTCCAGAACGCGTACTTCCCCCTCTTTATCCCCGAGTCGTACCTCGAGCGCGAGAAGGAGATCGTCGAGGGGTTCGACCCCGAGGTGGCGTGGGTCGACGAGGCGGGCAACAAGGAGCTCGAAGAGCGGCTCGCGGTCCGGCCGACCTCCGAGTCGATCATCACCCCGTACATCTCGCAGTGGGTCCGCAGCCACCGCGACCTCCCGCTGCGCGTGAACCAGTGGTGTTCCGTCGTCCGGTGGGAGGCGACCGAGACGAAGCCGTTCTTCCGCACGAAGGAGTTCCTCTGGCAGGAGGGCCACACCGCACACGCCACGAGCGAGGACGCGTGGGCGGAGACGATGACGCGGCTCGACCAGTACGAGTCCGTCTACGAGGACCTGCTGGCGCTCCCCGTTCTGAAGGGGCAGAAACCGGACCACGACAAGTTCCCCGGCGCGGACACGACGACGACCGTCGAGGCGCTGATGCCCGACGGGAAGTCGGTCCAGGCGGGCACCTCTCACCACCTCGGCCAGTCGTTCGCGGAGGCGTTCGACATCACCTACTCCGACGAGGACGAGGAGGAGCGCGTCGCCCACACCACCTCGTGGGGGCTCTCGTGGCGCGCGCTGGGCGCGCTGATCATGACGCACTCCGACGAGCAGGGCCTCGTCCTTCCCCACACGGTCGCGCCGACGCAGGTCGTCGTCGTCCCCATCTGGCAGGAGGACACGAAGGAGGACGTGCTGGAGTACGCCGAGGGCGTGGCCGACGACCTCGACGACGCCGGGATCCGGGTCGAACTCGACGACCGCGACGAGCGCAACCCCGGGTTCAAGTTCAACGAACACGAGCTGAACGGGATTCCGCTCCGGATCGAGATCGGTCCCCACGAGGTCGACGACGAGGAACTCACCCTCGTCCACCGCCCCGACGGCGAGAGCGTCGAGGTCGACCGCGACGGCGTCCCGGAGACCGTCCGCGAGCAGTTCGACGAGATATACGCCAAGCTGTACGCGACCGCCGAGGAGACCCTCGACGACGGCGTGCGCGAGGCCGACGACCGGGCCGACATCCTCGGCACGCTCGGCCAGCACGGCGGCTACGTGAAGGCGCCGTGGTGCGGCGACGAGGCCTGCGAGGAGCCGATCAAGGAGCCGCTGGCCGCCGAGATCGTGATGGTCCCGTTCGAGGACGACGACCCCCTCGCCGGCGGGGAACACGACGAGACGTGCGCGATGTGCGACGAGGCCGCCGAGCGGACCGCCTACTTCGCGAAGACGTACTGA